The genomic interval GGGTTTGGGCGAAGATGTCAATCGCGGCGCAAAAATATTGCGCCGGCATTGTGGCGGCGGGGGCAAAGTTGTGTTATGATAAGATAGAATTGATATATCACTCGCGAGGTAGAAGTGGAACAGACGACGACAAAAAAACTGGGCAGCGCGGTTTTAGAGCTTGCCATTGCGCTGGCGGCCCAGATTGCGCTATATTGTATCTCCAGGGCGGTTTGGATTACGCTGCCCATCATGGCCATTCCCGGGGTGTTCATCGGGGCGCGGCATGGCTTTGGCTGGGGCGCGGCATGCGCCGTGCTCAGCGGCTTTGCGGCCTGCCTGCTTCTGGGGCAAAGCGGGGCATTTCTGGTGGCCATCGCGCTGCCCGTCTTTTTGCTGGGCTCTATTGCCGTGCGCCTGGTGCGCCGCTCGTATGACGGGTTGATCGTCATGGGCGGGGCGATGGCGCTCTCGGTGGGCGCGGGCATCTGGGCCGTGCAGTTTCTGCTGGGCAAAGATCCCGTCAGCTATATCGTGGACTACCTGGCCTGGCTTTTCGCCAACGACGCCCAGGCATCCAGCCTGGCCTACTGCCTGTTCCATGCTGGGGAGATCTCGGCCGGCGCGTTTTCGCTGGAGACGTTTTTGCTGACGCCCATGGAAGAGGTTGTCGCGTATGTTACGGCGGGCGAGCAGCTCAATGCGCTGCGCTCCGTGCTTTCGGGGTATCTGCCTGTTTTAAGCGTCAACTACTGCGTCTATGGCGGCGCGCTGACGTATTTCATCAGCCGGGCGCTGAGCAGGCGGAGCGGCGGCAAAGTCTCCCCGGTTCCGGCGTTCTCCGAGTTCTTTCTGCCAAAGGATCAGGGCGTCTACATGATCCTGCTGTTTGCGGCGTCTATGCTGCCCTCGCTGTTTGGCTGGGAATCCCTCCTGCTGATGGGGGATATGCTCTTTGGGCTGGTAACGGCGGTTTTCGCCATCGAGGGCATGTCGTTCGTGGATTTTCTGCTGCGGCTGAAGATCAAAAACCCCTATGGCAGGGGCGCGATCATCGCCGTGCTCTATCTGCTGGCGCCCTATCTGCTCATGACGGCCGGGGCCGTGGAGCAGGGAATGCAGCTGAGAAGGCATATCAAGGTGATCAAATTATAGAAGCTTAGGATAATAGGAGGTTTTTATCATGAAAGTTATTTTAAACGCGGATGTCAAAGGGAAGGGCAAGAAGGGCGAGATTGTAAACGTCAGCGATGGCTATGCCCGCAACTTCCTGTTCCCC from Christensenellaceae bacterium 44-20 carries:
- a CDS encoding DUF2232 domain-containing protein translates to MEQTTTKKLGSAVLELAIALAAQIALYCISRAVWITLPIMAIPGVFIGARHGFGWGAACAVLSGFAACLLLGQSGAFLVAIALPVFLLGSIAVRLVRRSYDGLIVMGGAMALSVGAGIWAVQFLLGKDPVSYIVDYLAWLFANDAQASSLAYCLFHAGEISAGAFSLETFLLTPMEEVVAYVTAGEQLNALRSVLSGYLPVLSVNYCVYGGALTYFISRALSRRSGGKVSPVPAFSEFFLPKDQGVYMILLFAASMLPSLFGWESLLLMGDMLFGLVTAVFAIEGMSFVDFLLRLKIKNPYGRGAIIAVLYLLAPYLLMTAGAVEQGMQLRRHIKVIKL